A genome region from Engraulis encrasicolus isolate BLACKSEA-1 chromosome 6, IST_EnEncr_1.0, whole genome shotgun sequence includes the following:
- the LOC134450479 gene encoding uncharacterized protein LOC134450479, whose protein sequence is MARMAKGKLSVEERKRRNREYQKKWREKLNSQPEKKEEFLRKEKERWANRVKDGKLKTIADLSKRKVRRKRKFWKQAQRESRERRQKAQEENAKLMLELVSSQLTGVHLHYVSNDDFLTYDSALPESLRPISGTRKVHQVVAQGNMIYCRDISCFCNEPQICRCFNPVAHLHTQHADEHRAVQSPLAMLVEAMEEEPTRAPEGLISVVGPSDINTEDWLAVVYDYNWWLAKVLQTDQDHGDVQVEFFHPHGPCSRFQRKQGSHDVCYVPFADIIVKIDPSLPVRTSRTRDIYQLSSEVMDFLDEDLFNRLLPGV, encoded by the exons ATG GCTAGAATGGCAAAAGGGAAGCTTTCAGTAGAGGAACGTAAGAGAAGGAACAGAGAGTATCAAAAGAAATGGAGGGAGAAACTTAACAGCCAgccagagaaaaaagaggagtttctgagaaaggaaaaggaaagatgGGCAAATAGAGTGAAAGATGGAAAGTTAAAGACCATCGCTGATCTGAGCAAAAGAAAAGTACGGAGGAAAAGGAAGTTCTGGAAACAAGCACAGAGAGAATCAAGGGAGCGTAGGCAGAAAGCACAGGAG GAGAATGCCAAACTCATGCTTGAA CTTGTGTCCAGCCAGCTAACTGGAGTCCACCTACACTATGTCAGCAATGATGATTTCCTTACTTATGATTCTGCCCTCCCCGAGTCCTTACGACCCATCTCAGGAACAAGAAAGGTTCATCAAGTTGTAGCTCAGGGCAATATGATCTACTGTAGGGATATTTCATGCTTTTGCAATGAGCCACAAATCTGCCGCTGTTTTAATCCAGTTGCACACCTTCACACTCAGCATGCAGATGAGCATAGGGCTGTTCAGAGTCCTCTTGCAATGTTGGTGGAGGCAATGGAGGAGGAACCGACTAGAGCACCGGAGGGCTTAATATCAGTAGTGGGACCAAGTGACATCAATACAGAGGATTGGCTTGCTGTGGTTTATGACTACAATTGGTGGCTGGCTAAAGTGCTTCAAACAGATCAAGACCACGGGGATGTTCAAGTGGAATTCTTCCACCCTCATGGGCCATGTAGTCGTTTCCAAAGGAAGCAAGGGAGCCATGACGTCTGCTATGTCCCATTTGCTGACATCATAGTCAAAATTGACCCATCATTACCAGTCCGCACAAGCCGCACGAGGGATATCTACCAGCTCTCCTCAGAGGTCATGGACTTCCTAGATGAGGACCTTTTCAATCGGTTGTTGCCAGGTGTTTAA